A single genomic interval of Daucus carota subsp. sativus chromosome 1, DH1 v3.0, whole genome shotgun sequence harbors:
- the LOC108209412 gene encoding phosphoribosylaminoimidazole carboxylase, chloroplastic isoform X6 — protein sequence MLKSRKLAYDGRGNAVAKSEKELASALNALGGFSHGLYAEKWAPFVKELAVIVARGRDESISCYPVVETMHRQANKHRENICHIVKAPANVPWKIMKLASDVARRAVSSLEGAGVFAVELFLTADGQLLLNEVAPRPHNSGHHTIESCFTSQYEQHLRAVVGLPLGDPSMKTPAALMYNILGEAEGEPGFIIAHQIIKRALKIPGANVHWYDKPEMRKQRKMGHITIVGPSLGIVVSQLMSMLTQESTDNQPAAAPRVGIIMGSDSDLPVMKEAAKILNEFNVPVEVRIVSAHRTPELMFSYAASAMERGVQVIIAGAGGAAHLPGMVAALTPLPVIGVPVRASAVDGLDSLLSIVQMPRGVPAATVAINNATNAGLLAVRMLGIGDANLKARMAQYLEDTRDTVLVKAEKLEKGGWEAYLNS from the exons ATGTTAAAGAGTAGAAAGCTGGCTTATGATGGTCGAGGTAATGCTGTTGCAAAATCGGAGAAGGAGCTTGCTTCTGCTTTAAATG CTCTTGGTGGATTTTCTCATGGTTTGTACGCAGAGAAGTGGGCACCTTTTGTAAAG GAGCTAGCCGTAATTGTTGCAAGAGGAAGAGATGAATCTATTAGCTGTTATCCAGTTGTTGAAACTATGCACAGGCAAGCAAATAAGCATAG ggaaaatatatgtcacATTGTCAAGGCACCTGCTAATGTACCATGGAAGATCATGAAACTTGCAAGTGATGTTGCGCGCAGAGCTGTTAGCTCATTAGAAGGTGCTGGCGTGTTTGCTGTAGAGTTGTTTTTGACTGCTGATGGTCAG CTTTTACTGAATGAAGTAGCTCCTAGACCTCATAATAGTGGCCATCACACAATCGAATCGTGCTTTACATCTCAATATGAGCAGCATTTACGAGCAGTTGTTGGTCTGCCTCTTGGTGATCCATCAATGAAAACTCCAGCTGCTCTGATGTACAATATACTAGGAGAAGCTGAG GGAGAACCAGGTTTCATCATTGCCCATCAGATCATAAAAAGGGCCTTGAAAATCCCTGGAGCAAATGTTCATTGGTATGACAAACCAG AAATGCGAAAGCAACGGAAGATGGGCCATATCACAATTGTTGGCCCCTCATTAGGCATTGTTGTATCTCAGTTGATGTCAATGCTAACGCAGGAAAGTACTGATAATCAGCCTGCAG CTGCTCCACGTGTTGGGATCATAATGGGCTCTGATTCAGATCTTCCTGTAATGAAGGAAGCAGCAAAGATTTTGAACGAGTTTAATGTGCCTGTTGAG GTGAGAATAGTTTCAGCACATCGGACCCCTGAATTGATGTTTTCTTATGCTGCTTCTGCAATGGAGCGGGGAGTCCAGGTGATAATTGCTGGTGCTGGTGGTGCTGCTCACTTGCCAG GCATGGTAGCTGCATTGACCCCCTTGCCAGTAATTGGTGTACCTGTGCGGGCTTCAGCAGTGGATGGACTTGATTCACTTCTCTCAATTGTGCAG ATGCCAAGGGGTGTCCCAGCCGCTACAGTTGCAATAAACAATGCCACCAATGCAGGCCTTCTTGCAGTAAGAATGTTGGGTATCGGCGATGCTAACCTAAAAGCAAG AATGGCTCAGTATCTAGAAGACACAAGAGATACAGTATTGGTAAAAGCAGAGAAGTTAGAAAAAGGCGGTTGGGAAGCTTACCTCAACTCTTGA
- the LOC108209412 gene encoding phosphoribosylaminoimidazole carboxylase, chloroplastic isoform X4: protein MLWLLVPSFFLRSLCSSIQLEYMVLTASLMKVLAVKEAFLETVKLACTVFTSIIWELCSTLGSNARNRESGEAVHGLSETVVGVLGGGQLGRMLCQAASQMAIKVVILDPLENCPANTLADYHMVGSYNDSATVEEFSKRCGVLTVEIEHVDADILEKLEQQGVNCQPKASTIRIIQDKYLQKVHFSKHDIPLPEYMQLNDIESARRAGDQFGYPLMLKSRKLAYDGRGNAVAKSEKELASALNALGGFSHGLYAEKWAPFVKELAVIVARGRDESISCYPVVETMHRQANKHRENICHIVKAPANVPWKIMKLASDVARRAVSSLEGAGVFAVELFLTADGQLLLNEVAPRPHNSGHHTIESCFTSQYEQHLRAVVGLPLGDPSMKTPAALMYNILGEAEGEPGFIIAHQIIKRALKIPGANVHWYDKPEMRKQRKMGHITIVGPSLGIVVSQLMSMLTQESTDNQPAAAPRVGIIMGSDSDLPVMKEAAKILNEFNVPVEVRIVSAHRTPELMFSYAASAMERGVQVIIAGAGGAAHLPGMVAALTPLPVIGVPVRASAVDGLDSLLSIVQMPRGVPAATVAINNATNAGLLAVRMLGIGDANLKARMAQYLEDTRDTVLVKAEKLEKGGWEAYLNS from the exons CTTGCATGCACAGTGTTTACCTCCATCATCTGGGAACTGTGCTCCACGCTCGGCTCAAACGCAAGAAACCGGGA AAGTGGTGAAGCTGTTCATGGGTTGTCGGAAACAGTTGTTGGTGTTTTGGGAGGAGGTCAATTGGGTCGAATGTTGTGTCAGGCAGCATCGCAAATGGCGATTAAAGTTGTTATTTTGGACCCGTTGGAGAATTGCCCGGCTAATACTTTAGCAGATTACCATATGGTTGGAAGCTATAATGATAGTGCCACAGTCGAAGAATTCTCTAAAAG ATGTGGAGTATTGACGGTTGAAATAGAGCATGTTGATGCCGACATTCTGGAGAAACTTGAACAACAGGGTGTGAATTGTCAGCCTAAAGCCTCCACAATCCGAATTATTCAG GATAAATATCTTCAGAAAGTCCATTTTTCAAAACACGATATACCACTTCCTGAATATATGCAG CTGAATGATATTGAAAGTGCTAGAAGAGCAGGTGACCAATTCGGATATCCTCTCATGTTAAAGAGTAGAAAGCTGGCTTATGATGGTCGAGGTAATGCTGTTGCAAAATCGGAGAAGGAGCTTGCTTCTGCTTTAAATG CTCTTGGTGGATTTTCTCATGGTTTGTACGCAGAGAAGTGGGCACCTTTTGTAAAG GAGCTAGCCGTAATTGTTGCAAGAGGAAGAGATGAATCTATTAGCTGTTATCCAGTTGTTGAAACTATGCACAGGCAAGCAAATAAGCATAG ggaaaatatatgtcacATTGTCAAGGCACCTGCTAATGTACCATGGAAGATCATGAAACTTGCAAGTGATGTTGCGCGCAGAGCTGTTAGCTCATTAGAAGGTGCTGGCGTGTTTGCTGTAGAGTTGTTTTTGACTGCTGATGGTCAG CTTTTACTGAATGAAGTAGCTCCTAGACCTCATAATAGTGGCCATCACACAATCGAATCGTGCTTTACATCTCAATATGAGCAGCATTTACGAGCAGTTGTTGGTCTGCCTCTTGGTGATCCATCAATGAAAACTCCAGCTGCTCTGATGTACAATATACTAGGAGAAGCTGAG GGAGAACCAGGTTTCATCATTGCCCATCAGATCATAAAAAGGGCCTTGAAAATCCCTGGAGCAAATGTTCATTGGTATGACAAACCAG AAATGCGAAAGCAACGGAAGATGGGCCATATCACAATTGTTGGCCCCTCATTAGGCATTGTTGTATCTCAGTTGATGTCAATGCTAACGCAGGAAAGTACTGATAATCAGCCTGCAG CTGCTCCACGTGTTGGGATCATAATGGGCTCTGATTCAGATCTTCCTGTAATGAAGGAAGCAGCAAAGATTTTGAACGAGTTTAATGTGCCTGTTGAG GTGAGAATAGTTTCAGCACATCGGACCCCTGAATTGATGTTTTCTTATGCTGCTTCTGCAATGGAGCGGGGAGTCCAGGTGATAATTGCTGGTGCTGGTGGTGCTGCTCACTTGCCAG GCATGGTAGCTGCATTGACCCCCTTGCCAGTAATTGGTGTACCTGTGCGGGCTTCAGCAGTGGATGGACTTGATTCACTTCTCTCAATTGTGCAG ATGCCAAGGGGTGTCCCAGCCGCTACAGTTGCAATAAACAATGCCACCAATGCAGGCCTTCTTGCAGTAAGAATGTTGGGTATCGGCGATGCTAACCTAAAAGCAAG AATGGCTCAGTATCTAGAAGACACAAGAGATACAGTATTGGTAAAAGCAGAGAAGTTAGAAAAAGGCGGTTGGGAAGCTTACCTCAACTCTTGA
- the LOC108209412 gene encoding phosphoribosylaminoimidazole carboxylase, chloroplastic isoform X5, whose translation MLCQAASQMAIKVVILDPLENCPANTLADYHMVGSYNDSATVEEFSKRCGVLTVEIEHVDADILEKLEQQGVNCQPKASTIRIIQDKYLQKVHFSKHDIPLPEYMQLNDIESARRAGDQFGYPLMLKSRKLAYDGRGNAVAKSEKELASALNALGGFSHGLYAEKWAPFVKELAVIVARGRDESISCYPVVETMHRQANKHRENICHIVKAPANVPWKIMKLASDVARRAVSSLEGAGVFAVELFLTADGQLLLNEVAPRPHNSGHHTIESCFTSQYEQHLRAVVGLPLGDPSMKTPAALMYNILGEAEGEPGFIIAHQIIKRALKIPGANVHWYDKPEMRKQRKMGHITIVGPSLGIVVSQLMSMLTQESTDNQPAAAPRVGIIMGSDSDLPVMKEAAKILNEFNVPVEVRIVSAHRTPELMFSYAASAMERGVQVIIAGAGGAAHLPGMVAALTPLPVIGVPVRASAVDGLDSLLSIVQMPRGVPAATVAINNATNAGLLAVRMLGIGDANLKARMAQYLEDTRDTVLVKAEKLEKGGWEAYLNS comes from the exons ATGTTGTGTCAGGCAGCATCGCAAATGGCGATTAAAGTTGTTATTTTGGACCCGTTGGAGAATTGCCCGGCTAATACTTTAGCAGATTACCATATGGTTGGAAGCTATAATGATAGTGCCACAGTCGAAGAATTCTCTAAAAG ATGTGGAGTATTGACGGTTGAAATAGAGCATGTTGATGCCGACATTCTGGAGAAACTTGAACAACAGGGTGTGAATTGTCAGCCTAAAGCCTCCACAATCCGAATTATTCAG GATAAATATCTTCAGAAAGTCCATTTTTCAAAACACGATATACCACTTCCTGAATATATGCAG CTGAATGATATTGAAAGTGCTAGAAGAGCAGGTGACCAATTCGGATATCCTCTCATGTTAAAGAGTAGAAAGCTGGCTTATGATGGTCGAGGTAATGCTGTTGCAAAATCGGAGAAGGAGCTTGCTTCTGCTTTAAATG CTCTTGGTGGATTTTCTCATGGTTTGTACGCAGAGAAGTGGGCACCTTTTGTAAAG GAGCTAGCCGTAATTGTTGCAAGAGGAAGAGATGAATCTATTAGCTGTTATCCAGTTGTTGAAACTATGCACAGGCAAGCAAATAAGCATAG ggaaaatatatgtcacATTGTCAAGGCACCTGCTAATGTACCATGGAAGATCATGAAACTTGCAAGTGATGTTGCGCGCAGAGCTGTTAGCTCATTAGAAGGTGCTGGCGTGTTTGCTGTAGAGTTGTTTTTGACTGCTGATGGTCAG CTTTTACTGAATGAAGTAGCTCCTAGACCTCATAATAGTGGCCATCACACAATCGAATCGTGCTTTACATCTCAATATGAGCAGCATTTACGAGCAGTTGTTGGTCTGCCTCTTGGTGATCCATCAATGAAAACTCCAGCTGCTCTGATGTACAATATACTAGGAGAAGCTGAG GGAGAACCAGGTTTCATCATTGCCCATCAGATCATAAAAAGGGCCTTGAAAATCCCTGGAGCAAATGTTCATTGGTATGACAAACCAG AAATGCGAAAGCAACGGAAGATGGGCCATATCACAATTGTTGGCCCCTCATTAGGCATTGTTGTATCTCAGTTGATGTCAATGCTAACGCAGGAAAGTACTGATAATCAGCCTGCAG CTGCTCCACGTGTTGGGATCATAATGGGCTCTGATTCAGATCTTCCTGTAATGAAGGAAGCAGCAAAGATTTTGAACGAGTTTAATGTGCCTGTTGAG GTGAGAATAGTTTCAGCACATCGGACCCCTGAATTGATGTTTTCTTATGCTGCTTCTGCAATGGAGCGGGGAGTCCAGGTGATAATTGCTGGTGCTGGTGGTGCTGCTCACTTGCCAG GCATGGTAGCTGCATTGACCCCCTTGCCAGTAATTGGTGTACCTGTGCGGGCTTCAGCAGTGGATGGACTTGATTCACTTCTCTCAATTGTGCAG ATGCCAAGGGGTGTCCCAGCCGCTACAGTTGCAATAAACAATGCCACCAATGCAGGCCTTCTTGCAGTAAGAATGTTGGGTATCGGCGATGCTAACCTAAAAGCAAG AATGGCTCAGTATCTAGAAGACACAAGAGATACAGTATTGGTAAAAGCAGAGAAGTTAGAAAAAGGCGGTTGGGAAGCTTACCTCAACTCTTGA
- the LOC108209412 gene encoding phosphoribosylaminoimidazole carboxylase, chloroplastic isoform X3: protein MTDIALPAPHLPHPHVSVTEIRRYATWRTPSRTAPHCCAPPHGARTPLRFFGSLAYPCFTAYNQQPLVSSSKLFSCRPSSSMADIQDSSLYLKKESGEAVHGLSETVVGVLGGGQLGRMLCQAASQMAIKVVILDPLENCPANTLADYHMVGSYNDSATVEEFSKRCGVLTVEIEHVDADILEKLEQQGVNCQPKASTIRIIQDKYLQKVHFSKHDIPLPEYMQLNDIESARRAGDQFGYPLMLKSRKLAYDGRGNAVAKSEKELASALNALGGFSHGLYAEKWAPFVKELAVIVARGRDESISCYPVVETMHRQANKHRENICHIVKAPANVPWKIMKLASDVARRAVSSLEGAGVFAVELFLTADGQLLLNEVAPRPHNSGHHTIESCFTSQYEQHLRAVVGLPLGDPSMKTPAALMYNILGEAEGEPGFIIAHQIIKRALKIPGANVHWYDKPEMRKQRKMGHITIVGPSLGIVVSQLMSMLTQESTDNQPAAAPRVGIIMGSDSDLPVMKEAAKILNEFNVPVEVRIVSAHRTPELMFSYAASAMERGVQVIIAGAGGAAHLPGMVAALTPLPVIGVPVRASAVDGLDSLLSIVQMPRGVPAATVAINNATNAGLLAVRMLGIGDANLKARMAQYLEDTRDTVLVKAEKLEKGGWEAYLNS from the exons ATGACCGATATTGCCCTTCCCGCACCGCATCTCCCGCACCCCCACGTATCGGTCACCGAAATTCGCCGCTACGCCACCTGGCGCACCCCCAGCCGCACTGCGCCGCACTGCTGCGCACCCCCGCACGGTGCGCGCACCCCGCTGCGATTCTTTGGGAGTCTGGCGTATCCCTGCTTCACAGCTTATAATCAACAACCCCTTGTATCTTCTTCCAAGCTTTTCAGTTGCAGACCTTCTTCATCAATGGCTGACATTCAAGATTCTTCactatatttaaaaaa GGAAAGTGGTGAAGCTGTTCATGGGTTGTCGGAAACAGTTGTTGGTGTTTTGGGAGGAGGTCAATTGGGTCGAATGTTGTGTCAGGCAGCATCGCAAATGGCGATTAAAGTTGTTATTTTGGACCCGTTGGAGAATTGCCCGGCTAATACTTTAGCAGATTACCATATGGTTGGAAGCTATAATGATAGTGCCACAGTCGAAGAATTCTCTAAAAG ATGTGGAGTATTGACGGTTGAAATAGAGCATGTTGATGCCGACATTCTGGAGAAACTTGAACAACAGGGTGTGAATTGTCAGCCTAAAGCCTCCACAATCCGAATTATTCAG GATAAATATCTTCAGAAAGTCCATTTTTCAAAACACGATATACCACTTCCTGAATATATGCAG CTGAATGATATTGAAAGTGCTAGAAGAGCAGGTGACCAATTCGGATATCCTCTCATGTTAAAGAGTAGAAAGCTGGCTTATGATGGTCGAGGTAATGCTGTTGCAAAATCGGAGAAGGAGCTTGCTTCTGCTTTAAATG CTCTTGGTGGATTTTCTCATGGTTTGTACGCAGAGAAGTGGGCACCTTTTGTAAAG GAGCTAGCCGTAATTGTTGCAAGAGGAAGAGATGAATCTATTAGCTGTTATCCAGTTGTTGAAACTATGCACAGGCAAGCAAATAAGCATAG ggaaaatatatgtcacATTGTCAAGGCACCTGCTAATGTACCATGGAAGATCATGAAACTTGCAAGTGATGTTGCGCGCAGAGCTGTTAGCTCATTAGAAGGTGCTGGCGTGTTTGCTGTAGAGTTGTTTTTGACTGCTGATGGTCAG CTTTTACTGAATGAAGTAGCTCCTAGACCTCATAATAGTGGCCATCACACAATCGAATCGTGCTTTACATCTCAATATGAGCAGCATTTACGAGCAGTTGTTGGTCTGCCTCTTGGTGATCCATCAATGAAAACTCCAGCTGCTCTGATGTACAATATACTAGGAGAAGCTGAG GGAGAACCAGGTTTCATCATTGCCCATCAGATCATAAAAAGGGCCTTGAAAATCCCTGGAGCAAATGTTCATTGGTATGACAAACCAG AAATGCGAAAGCAACGGAAGATGGGCCATATCACAATTGTTGGCCCCTCATTAGGCATTGTTGTATCTCAGTTGATGTCAATGCTAACGCAGGAAAGTACTGATAATCAGCCTGCAG CTGCTCCACGTGTTGGGATCATAATGGGCTCTGATTCAGATCTTCCTGTAATGAAGGAAGCAGCAAAGATTTTGAACGAGTTTAATGTGCCTGTTGAG GTGAGAATAGTTTCAGCACATCGGACCCCTGAATTGATGTTTTCTTATGCTGCTTCTGCAATGGAGCGGGGAGTCCAGGTGATAATTGCTGGTGCTGGTGGTGCTGCTCACTTGCCAG GCATGGTAGCTGCATTGACCCCCTTGCCAGTAATTGGTGTACCTGTGCGGGCTTCAGCAGTGGATGGACTTGATTCACTTCTCTCAATTGTGCAG ATGCCAAGGGGTGTCCCAGCCGCTACAGTTGCAATAAACAATGCCACCAATGCAGGCCTTCTTGCAGTAAGAATGTTGGGTATCGGCGATGCTAACCTAAAAGCAAG AATGGCTCAGTATCTAGAAGACACAAGAGATACAGTATTGGTAAAAGCAGAGAAGTTAGAAAAAGGCGGTTGGGAAGCTTACCTCAACTCTTGA
- the LOC108209412 gene encoding phosphoribosylaminoimidazole carboxylase, chloroplastic isoform X7 — MRKQRKMGHITIVGPSLGIVVSQLMSMLTQESTDNQPAAAPRVGIIMGSDSDLPVMKEAAKILNEFNVPVEVRIVSAHRTPELMFSYAASAMERGVQVIIAGAGGAAHLPGMVAALTPLPVIGVPVRASAVDGLDSLLSIVQMPRGVPAATVAINNATNAGLLAVRMLGIGDANLKARMAQYLEDTRDTVLVKAEKLEKGGWEAYLNS, encoded by the exons ATGCGAAAGCAACGGAAGATGGGCCATATCACAATTGTTGGCCCCTCATTAGGCATTGTTGTATCTCAGTTGATGTCAATGCTAACGCAGGAAAGTACTGATAATCAGCCTGCAG CTGCTCCACGTGTTGGGATCATAATGGGCTCTGATTCAGATCTTCCTGTAATGAAGGAAGCAGCAAAGATTTTGAACGAGTTTAATGTGCCTGTTGAG GTGAGAATAGTTTCAGCACATCGGACCCCTGAATTGATGTTTTCTTATGCTGCTTCTGCAATGGAGCGGGGAGTCCAGGTGATAATTGCTGGTGCTGGTGGTGCTGCTCACTTGCCAG GCATGGTAGCTGCATTGACCCCCTTGCCAGTAATTGGTGTACCTGTGCGGGCTTCAGCAGTGGATGGACTTGATTCACTTCTCTCAATTGTGCAG ATGCCAAGGGGTGTCCCAGCCGCTACAGTTGCAATAAACAATGCCACCAATGCAGGCCTTCTTGCAGTAAGAATGTTGGGTATCGGCGATGCTAACCTAAAAGCAAG AATGGCTCAGTATCTAGAAGACACAAGAGATACAGTATTGGTAAAAGCAGAGAAGTTAGAAAAAGGCGGTTGGGAAGCTTACCTCAACTCTTGA